The following are encoded together in the Primulina tabacum isolate GXHZ01 chromosome 18, ASM2559414v2, whole genome shotgun sequence genome:
- the LOC142533271 gene encoding E4 SUMO-protein ligase PIAL2-like: MDTGPQIPTDVTHMLKYGSNILQAVGEFSGNCTIALAFMSEMQNLESSALQDYEQHGLTAVDSGAINFEIIEGPSRILLNCPISFK; encoded by the exons ATG GACACAGGACCTCAAATCCCGACAGATGTGACACATATGCTGAAATACGGGTCGAATATTCTTCAAGCTGTGGGTGAATTTAGTG GGAATTGTACTATAGCACTTGCTTTCATGAGTGAGATGCAAAACCTTGAGAGTAGTGCCCTTCAAGATTATGAGCAGCATGGTCTCACAGCTGTGGATTCAGGTGCCATTA ATTTTGAAATAATTGAAGGGCCCTCAAGGATATTGCTAAATTGTCCTATTAG CTTCAAGTAA
- the LOC142533422 gene encoding glutaminyl-peptide cyclotransferase isoform X2: MATRSLRKKFNRRSSTSNSISLQSNPMASSSPPWRLTYRKASFFISAVLFVCVLVLLSISWNIRSSFGSDHRSDRIYSAEVVRAFPHDPSAFTQGLLYAGNDTFFESTGLNGRSSVRKVALGTGKVEAIHELQYSYFGEGLTLLGEKLFQVTWLQNTGFVYDRNNLSQIGTFINQMKDGWGLATDGKVIFGSDGSSTLYQIDPQTFKVIIKQIVKFNGHEVYNLNELEYVNGEVWANVWQTDCIARISVTDGAVLGWLFVPNLRESLLASGARGIDVLNGIAWDQEKNRVFVTGKLWPKLYEIKLRQWKPFNGDIGSFCITRPHHF; the protein is encoded by the exons ATGGCGACCAGATCGCTGAGGAAAAAGTTCAACCGGCGGTCATCGACTTCGAATTCCATCAGTCTTCAAAGTAATCCGATGGCCTCCTCCTCCCCGCCGTGGCGTTTGACGTACAGAAAGGCCTCTTTCTTCATTTCAGCtgttttgtttgtatgtgtTCTTGTTCTGCTAAGCATTTCATGGAACATACGGAGTTCGTTCGGTTCAGACCATCGTTCGGATCGGATTTACTCTGCTGAAGTGGTGCGTGCGTTTCCTCATGATCCCAGTGCCTTCACTCAG GGGCTTTTGTATGCAGGAAATGATACATTTTTTGAATCAACTGGGCTCAATGGACGT TCATCTGTTCGAAAGGTTGCTCTTGGGACAGGGAAG GTTGAGGCCATTCATGAATTGCAATATTCTTATTTTGGAGAAGGATTGACTCTTCTTGGTGAAAA GTTGTTTCAGGTTACTTGGTTGCAGAATACTGGTTTCGTATACGACCGAAATAACTTGAGCCAA ATTGGTACATTTATTAATCAAATGAAAGATGGTTGGGGGTTAGCAACTGATGGCAAAGTTATATTTGGCAGTGATGGAAGCTCTACCTTGTACCAGATCGACCCTCAAACATTTAAAG TTATTATTAAACAAATCGTGAAGTTCAACGGACACGAAGTATACAACCTAAATGAACTGGAGTATGTGAATGGTGAAGTGTGGGCAAATGTTTGGCAG ACTGATTGCATCGCTAGAATATCGGTGACAGATGGTGCGGTCTTGGGATGGTTATTCGTTCCAAATTTGAG GGAATCGTTGCTAGCATCAGGAGCACGG GGCATCGATGTTTTAAATGGCATAGCATGGGATCAAGAAAAAAACCGGGTTTTCG TGACAGGAAAACTATGGCCAAAGCTGTATGAGATCAAGCTGCGTCAATGGAAACCGTTCAATGGTGATATTGGGAGCTTCTGCATAACTAGACCGCACCATTTTTGA
- the LOC142533272 gene encoding deSI-like protein At4g17486, which yields MSEVILHVYDVTNSGNEKTNNTIMQINKIFKDGIGLGGIFHSAVQVFGDEEWSFGFCEQGTGVFSCPSTKNPMYTFRESIKLGYTSFSVYKVNQILRELGRVWPGHSYDLLSKNCNHFCDEFCERLGVPKLPGWVNRFAHAGDTAVEIAGTTAYRFRQAKDEIVSASKAAYRFLAGVASNNSAVFSESPGDSTRGSPGFQTSWFKNLVPSGAKPSGGSLELDNMDEDATRQKQRQDVETSLRSNSRHDA from the exons ATGTCGGAGGTGATCCTCCATGTGTACGATGTGACAAATAGCGGTAATGAGAAAACGAACAACACGATCATGCAGATCAATAAGATCTTCAAGGATGGAATTGGCCTTGGTGGCATCTTTCATAGTGCTGTTCAG GTTTTTGGGGATGAAGAATGGTCATTTGGGTTCTGTGAACAAGGTACTGGAGTATTCAGCTGTCCATCAACAAAGAATCCAATGTATACATTCCGTGAGAGCATAAAACTTGGCTACACATCCTTCTCTGTCTATAAGGTTAATCAGATTCTGAGGGAACTCGGTAGAGTGTGGCCAGGGCACTCCTATGATTTGTTGTCCAAAAATTGCAACCATTTCTGCGATGAGTTCTGTGAAAGACTTGGTGTGCCAAAGCTTCCTG GTTGGGTAAACAGGTTTGCTCATGCTGGCGACACTGCTGTAGAAATAGCTGGAACTACTGCTTACAGA TTTAGGCAGGCTAAAGATGAAATTGTAAGTGCTAGCAAGGCGGCCTACCGTTTTCTAGCAGGAGTTGCTTCAAACAATTCAGCTGTCTTTTCAGAGTCTCCTGGCGACTCTACCAGAGGAAGTCCTGGATTCCAAACTTCCTGGTTTAAGAACCTTGTACCGTCTGGTGCTAAACCATCAGGAGGTAGTTTAGAACTCGATAATATGGACGAAGATGCAACTCGTCAAAAACAGAGGCAAGATGTGGAAACATCTCTGAGGTCAAACTCTCGTCATGATGCCTGA
- the LOC142533422 gene encoding glutaminyl-peptide cyclotransferase isoform X1 — MATRSLRKKFNRRSSTSNSISLQSNPMASSSPPWRLTYRKASFFISAVLFVCVLVLLSISWNIRSSFGSDHRSDRIYSAEVVRAFPHDPSAFTQGLLYAGNDTFFESTGLNGRSSVRKVALGTGKVEAIHELQYSYFGEGLTLLGEKLFQVTWLQNTGFVYDRNNLSQIGTFINQMKDGWGLATDGKVIFGSDGSSTLYQIDPQTFKVIIKQIVKFNGHEVYNLNELEYVNGEVWANVWQTDCIARISVTDGAVLGWLFVPNLRESLLASGAREISLWMSVNSNSTISQGIDVLNGIAWDQEKNRVFVTGKLWPKLYEIKLRQWKPFNGDIGSFCITRPHHF; from the exons ATGGCGACCAGATCGCTGAGGAAAAAGTTCAACCGGCGGTCATCGACTTCGAATTCCATCAGTCTTCAAAGTAATCCGATGGCCTCCTCCTCCCCGCCGTGGCGTTTGACGTACAGAAAGGCCTCTTTCTTCATTTCAGCtgttttgtttgtatgtgtTCTTGTTCTGCTAAGCATTTCATGGAACATACGGAGTTCGTTCGGTTCAGACCATCGTTCGGATCGGATTTACTCTGCTGAAGTGGTGCGTGCGTTTCCTCATGATCCCAGTGCCTTCACTCAG GGGCTTTTGTATGCAGGAAATGATACATTTTTTGAATCAACTGGGCTCAATGGACGT TCATCTGTTCGAAAGGTTGCTCTTGGGACAGGGAAG GTTGAGGCCATTCATGAATTGCAATATTCTTATTTTGGAGAAGGATTGACTCTTCTTGGTGAAAA GTTGTTTCAGGTTACTTGGTTGCAGAATACTGGTTTCGTATACGACCGAAATAACTTGAGCCAA ATTGGTACATTTATTAATCAAATGAAAGATGGTTGGGGGTTAGCAACTGATGGCAAAGTTATATTTGGCAGTGATGGAAGCTCTACCTTGTACCAGATCGACCCTCAAACATTTAAAG TTATTATTAAACAAATCGTGAAGTTCAACGGACACGAAGTATACAACCTAAATGAACTGGAGTATGTGAATGGTGAAGTGTGGGCAAATGTTTGGCAG ACTGATTGCATCGCTAGAATATCGGTGACAGATGGTGCGGTCTTGGGATGGTTATTCGTTCCAAATTTGAG GGAATCGTTGCTAGCATCAGGAGCACGG GAGATTTCTTTGTGGATGTCTGTTAATTCAAACTCGACAATTTCTCAGGGCATCGATGTTTTAAATGGCATAGCATGGGATCAAGAAAAAAACCGGGTTTTCG TGACAGGAAAACTATGGCCAAAGCTGTATGAGATCAAGCTGCGTCAATGGAAACCGTTCAATGGTGATATTGGGAGCTTCTGCATAACTAGACCGCACCATTTTTGA